In a single window of the Azospirillum sp. B510 genome:
- a CDS encoding FadR/GntR family transcriptional regulator: MRSGDNGAAARVAASSAPEGNSDGTSHLRTRQTPLVTRVYQLLLAQISTGEFQPDERLPGENELAGRFQVSRPVVRDALKRLREDGLIYSRQGAGSFVRAAAEESPPMLGYAPVETIADIQRCYEFRLTIEPDHAYHAALRWNDAALDSIATALTLMDDATRAHRHREDADYAFHTAIAEATNNHYYMSSMQALKDHIAVGMKFHGVSLMGPSSGLSGVYDEHRGIFEAIRARDGETARQRMRRHLEGSRDRVFEGRTLDLSL, translated from the coding sequence ATGCGATCGGGTGACAACGGCGCGGCGGCCCGTGTGGCGGCCTCTTCGGCGCCGGAAGGAAACTCCGACGGAACGTCGCATCTCCGGACCCGGCAGACCCCGCTGGTCACCCGGGTCTATCAGCTGCTGCTGGCCCAGATCAGCACCGGCGAATTCCAGCCCGACGAACGTCTACCGGGCGAGAACGAGCTTGCCGGCCGCTTCCAGGTGTCCCGTCCGGTGGTCCGGGATGCGCTGAAGCGGCTGCGCGAGGATGGGCTGATCTATTCCCGCCAGGGGGCCGGCAGCTTCGTCCGCGCGGCGGCGGAGGAAAGCCCGCCGATGCTGGGCTACGCCCCGGTGGAGACCATCGCCGACATCCAGCGCTGCTACGAGTTCCGGCTGACCATCGAACCGGATCACGCCTACCATGCCGCCTTGCGCTGGAACGATGCCGCGCTCGACAGCATCGCGACGGCGCTCACCCTGATGGATGACGCGACCCGCGCGCACCGGCACCGCGAGGATGCCGACTATGCCTTCCATACCGCCATCGCCGAAGCGACGAACAATCATTATTACATGTCGTCGATGCAGGCGCTGAAGGATCACATCGCCGTCGGCATGAAGTTCCATGGCGTGTCGCTGATGGGGCCGAGCTCCGGCCTGTCCGGCGTCTATGACGAGCATCGCGGCATCTTCGAAGCCATCCGCGCCCGTGACGGCGAAACCGCGCGCCAGCGCATGCGCCGCCATCTCGAAGGGTCGCGCGACCGCGTGTTCGAAGGCCGCACCCTGGATCTGTCGCTGTAA
- the pdxA gene encoding 4-hydroxythreonine-4-phosphate dehydrogenase PdxA yields MTPHLAITMGDPAGVGPEIIVKACARLKDRLADGSLRLLVIGSNPALHAARDALSSDLDFPEVNDIDGEWPALACLQAGPEGEPIRPGVLSVDGGRFAYLAVERAVRLAEAGRIHGIVTAPLNKEAMNKAGYHYAGHTDLLAELTGARGSVMMLAHGNMRVSHVTTHIALEDVPKKLTAERLRYVIDRTEETLAGLGLPRRRIAIAALNPHAGEGGLFGRQDIEVTEPVISQCVADGLDVVGPVPGDTIFVKLRAGQYDAVVAMYHDQGHIPVKLLGFNVNPETGTWDALSGVNITLGLPIIRTSVDHGTAFDIAGKGIANELSLIEAIDYAEKLAAARVRAAA; encoded by the coding sequence ATGACACCGCATCTGGCCATCACCATGGGCGATCCGGCCGGCGTCGGCCCGGAGATCATCGTGAAGGCCTGCGCGCGTCTGAAGGACCGGCTGGCCGATGGGTCGCTGCGCCTGCTGGTCATCGGCAGCAACCCCGCCCTCCACGCGGCGCGCGATGCCCTGAGCAGCGACCTCGACTTCCCGGAGGTGAACGACATCGACGGCGAATGGCCGGCGCTGGCCTGCCTCCAGGCCGGGCCGGAGGGCGAGCCGATCCGCCCCGGCGTGCTGTCGGTCGACGGCGGCCGCTTCGCCTATCTGGCGGTGGAGCGCGCGGTGCGGCTGGCCGAGGCCGGCCGCATCCACGGCATCGTCACCGCGCCGTTGAACAAGGAGGCGATGAACAAGGCCGGCTATCACTATGCCGGGCACACCGACCTTCTGGCCGAGCTGACCGGGGCGCGCGGCTCGGTGATGATGCTGGCGCACGGCAACATGCGGGTCAGCCACGTCACCACCCACATCGCGCTGGAGGATGTGCCGAAGAAGCTGACGGCGGAACGCCTGCGCTACGTCATCGACCGCACGGAGGAGACGCTCGCCGGGCTCGGCCTGCCGCGCCGCCGCATCGCCATCGCCGCCCTCAACCCCCATGCCGGCGAAGGCGGGCTGTTCGGCCGCCAGGACATCGAGGTGACCGAGCCTGTCATCAGCCAGTGCGTCGCCGACGGGCTGGACGTGGTCGGGCCGGTGCCGGGCGACACCATCTTCGTCAAGCTGCGCGCCGGCCAGTATGACGCGGTGGTCGCCATGTACCATGACCAGGGGCACATCCCGGTCAAGTTGCTGGGCTTCAACGTCAATCCCGAGACCGGGACCTGGGACGCGCTGAGCGGCGTCAACATCACGCTCGGCCTGCCGATCATCCGCACCTCGGTCGACCATGGCACCGCCTTCGACATCGCCGGCAAGGGCATCGCCAACGAGCTGAGCCTGATCGAGGCCATCGACTACGCCGAGAAGCTGGCCGCCGCCCGCGTGCGCGCCGCCGCCTGA
- a CDS encoding four-carbon acid sugar kinase family protein, producing the protein MVAPAGLPDGLDMPARSPAALRPCLIADDLTGALDTAAQFAIATGPIPVFWRTLSHADAPTGAAIDSGTREATRDEARRRVAALAAGLPRTPGSLHYAKLDSLLRGHAGAEIAAWIAATAPDHVIIAPAFPYQGRITRDGVQLARGRDGRGWTPAASDLRADLEREGLTLRLRSPGGTVPAGISLWDAETDADLDAIAAVGLALKGRVLWCGSSGLAGALARQIGAPAEVTDQRRLPRPLLGLFGTNHPAMLAQLDACSDQLLTLPDGGPTAATVLGQQLDHVGTALAVLALPEGVARADAAHRIEWEFARLVRRIDPPGTLLVAGGETLRGLCLALEADRLDLDGHIWPGVPCSILRGGRFDGVRVVSKSGAFGDPALLRRLLALGAPHHQGEQA; encoded by the coding sequence ATGGTTGCACCTGCCGGACTGCCGGACGGCCTCGACATGCCGGCCCGATCGCCGGCCGCCCTGCGCCCGTGCCTGATCGCCGATGATCTGACCGGCGCGCTCGACACAGCCGCCCAGTTCGCCATCGCCACCGGTCCGATTCCCGTTTTCTGGCGGACCCTGTCCCATGCCGATGCCCCGACCGGTGCCGCCATCGACAGCGGCACGCGCGAAGCGACGCGGGACGAGGCGCGCCGCCGGGTCGCCGCCCTTGCCGCCGGACTGCCGCGCACGCCCGGCAGCCTCCACTACGCCAAGCTCGACAGCCTGCTGCGCGGCCATGCCGGGGCGGAGATCGCCGCCTGGATCGCCGCCACGGCTCCCGATCATGTCATCATCGCCCCCGCCTTCCCCTATCAGGGCCGCATCACCCGCGACGGTGTCCAGCTCGCCCGCGGACGTGACGGGCGCGGCTGGACCCCCGCCGCCAGCGATCTGCGCGCCGATCTGGAGCGCGAGGGCCTGACCCTCCGGCTCCGTTCCCCGGGCGGCACCGTGCCGGCTGGCATCAGCCTGTGGGACGCGGAGACCGACGCCGATCTCGACGCCATCGCCGCCGTCGGCCTCGCGCTGAAGGGGCGCGTGCTGTGGTGCGGCAGCAGCGGGCTTGCCGGCGCCCTTGCCCGGCAGATCGGCGCGCCGGCCGAGGTCACCGACCAGCGCCGGCTGCCGCGCCCGTTGCTCGGGCTGTTCGGCACCAACCATCCGGCGATGCTGGCCCAACTCGACGCCTGTTCCGACCAGTTGCTGACCCTGCCGGACGGCGGCCCCACCGCCGCCACGGTGCTGGGGCAGCAGCTGGACCATGTCGGGACCGCGCTTGCCGTCCTCGCGCTGCCCGAGGGGGTGGCGCGCGCCGATGCGGCGCACCGGATCGAATGGGAATTCGCCCGGCTGGTCCGCCGGATCGACCCGCCCGGCACGCTGCTGGTGGCGGGTGGCGAGACCCTGCGCGGCCTGTGCCTGGCGCTGGAAGCCGACCGGCTGGACCTCGACGGCCATATTTGGCCGGGGGTCCCCTGCTCCATCCTGCGCGGCGGCCGCTTCGACGGGGTCCGCGTCGTTTCAAAATCGGGTGCCTTCGGCGACCCGGCGCTGCTGCGCCGGCTGCTCGCGCTGGGCGCACCGCATCATCAGGGAGAACAAGCATGA